The proteins below come from a single Saccharopolyspora sp. SCSIO 74807 genomic window:
- a CDS encoding acyl-CoA dehydrogenase family protein, with product MEWSVPVEIAGFIDELDAFITAEIKPLELHNPEFFDHRREFSRTDVERGGIPTAQWRELMAEARRRADAAGFYRFPLPPALGGRDGSNVAMAAIREHLAWLGPGLHAELSHEASVVANLPLALVLHEFGTAEQRQEYLGPLVDGEIELAFGLTEPAHGSDATHLETTARKDGDSWVIDGAKRFNSVVDVATADLVFARTSGQDGKADGITAFLVPTDTAGFDIPYYHWTFNMPTDHAEVRLSGVRVPETAVVGEVGKGLDCAQLFVHENRLRQAASSLGAAQFCIDESVRYAQERVVFGKPLHEHQGVQWQLVELQTEAELVRNSVQKTAWLMDRHGKTSASGRVAMVNYRANQLACSAADRAMQVHGGVGYTRHKPFEHIYRHHRRYRLTEGTDELQMRRIAAEMFDFKSRRDSTAR from the coding sequence ATGGAGTGGTCCGTTCCTGTTGAGATCGCGGGGTTCATCGACGAGCTCGACGCATTCATCACCGCCGAGATCAAGCCGCTCGAACTGCACAACCCGGAGTTCTTCGACCACCGCAGGGAATTCTCGCGCACCGACGTCGAGCGCGGCGGCATCCCGACCGCGCAGTGGCGCGAGCTGATGGCCGAGGCCCGCAGGCGCGCGGACGCGGCGGGCTTCTACCGCTTCCCGCTCCCGCCCGCGCTGGGCGGACGCGACGGCAGCAACGTCGCGATGGCGGCGATCCGGGAGCATCTGGCCTGGCTCGGCCCCGGCCTGCACGCCGAGCTCTCGCACGAGGCATCGGTGGTCGCCAACTTGCCGCTTGCCTTGGTGCTGCACGAGTTCGGCACTGCCGAACAACGCCAGGAGTACCTCGGGCCGTTGGTGGACGGGGAGATCGAGCTGGCTTTCGGGCTTACCGAGCCCGCTCACGGTAGCGATGCCACACATCTGGAAACCACCGCCCGCAAGGACGGCGACAGTTGGGTGATCGACGGTGCCAAGCGGTTCAACAGCGTGGTCGACGTGGCCACCGCGGACCTCGTCTTCGCCCGTACTTCCGGGCAGGACGGCAAAGCCGACGGTATCACCGCGTTCTTAGTTCCCACCGATACGGCCGGGTTCGACATCCCGTACTACCACTGGACTTTCAACATGCCCACCGATCACGCCGAGGTGCGTCTCAGCGGTGTCCGCGTGCCCGAGACCGCGGTGGTGGGCGAGGTCGGCAAGGGGCTGGATTGCGCGCAGCTATTCGTCCACGAAAACCGCCTCCGGCAGGCCGCCTCGTCGCTCGGCGCCGCCCAATTCTGCATCGACGAGAGTGTCCGCTACGCGCAGGAACGCGTCGTGTTCGGCAAACCCCTGCACGAACACCAGGGCGTGCAGTGGCAGCTGGTGGAGTTGCAGACCGAGGCCGAGCTGGTGCGCAACAGCGTCCAGAAGACCGCGTGGCTGATGGACCGGCACGGCAAAACCTCGGCCTCCGGCCGGGTCGCGATGGTCAATTACCGGGCCAACCAGCTGGCATGCTCGGCGGCCGATCGCGCGATGCAGGTGCACGGCGGTGTCGGCTACACGCGGCACAAGCCCTTCGAGCACATCTACCGCCACCACCGCCGCTACCGGTTGACCGAGGGCACGGACGAGCTGCAGATGCGGCGCATCGCGGCCGAGATGTTCGATTTCAAGTCGCGCCGCGACTCGACGGCCCGGTGA
- a CDS encoding phosphotransferase family protein, translating to MVWEWTPETLDVLTGFLRVRGLCDGPVDTKRIGDGHSNLTYLVSDGTRRLVLRRPPPPPIPPGAHDMLREARLIGALDATDVPVPGVLATAEAHEVLDVPLYVMSLMEGPVVTTETPSPLDTRQARREVGESLIDTLADLHAVDWHAVGLADLGKPEGFNQRHLRRMGRLIADEDGCPPPHFEAIYSWLDAHVPPESGHTVVHNDFRIGNVVLAPERPGRVAAVLDWELATIGDPLFDVGYFLASVPERGTPMTPTAEFGTAMCEDGYPSRQELADRYAARTGRDLSGLDWYTALALWKLAVLYEYGRRRAVQGTGDEYYADPGLVRSFLEAAHRTAGLEPPQVPASGEVQGTR from the coding sequence ATGGTATGGGAGTGGACACCGGAAACCCTCGATGTGCTCACTGGTTTCCTGCGCGTGCGCGGTTTGTGCGATGGCCCTGTCGACACCAAGCGCATCGGTGACGGGCACTCGAACCTGACTTACCTCGTCAGCGATGGCACGCGCCGGTTGGTTCTCCGCCGCCCGCCACCACCACCGATCCCGCCGGGCGCGCACGACATGCTCCGGGAAGCCCGGCTCATCGGGGCCCTCGACGCCACCGACGTGCCAGTACCGGGCGTTCTCGCCACGGCGGAGGCCCACGAGGTGCTCGACGTCCCGCTCTATGTGATGAGCCTCATGGAGGGGCCCGTGGTGACCACCGAGACGCCCAGCCCACTGGACACCCGGCAGGCGCGGCGGGAAGTCGGCGAGTCTCTGATCGACACGCTCGCCGACCTGCACGCGGTCGACTGGCACGCGGTCGGGCTCGCCGACCTCGGCAAGCCGGAAGGTTTCAACCAGCGCCACCTGCGCCGGATGGGTCGCCTGATCGCCGACGAGGACGGCTGCCCACCACCGCACTTCGAGGCCATCTACAGCTGGCTCGACGCGCACGTGCCGCCGGAGTCCGGGCACACGGTCGTGCACAACGACTTCCGCATCGGCAACGTCGTGCTGGCCCCGGAGCGGCCTGGCCGTGTCGCCGCGGTGCTGGATTGGGAGCTGGCCACCATCGGCGATCCGCTGTTCGACGTGGGCTATTTCCTCGCGTCCGTACCGGAGCGCGGGACGCCGATGACGCCCACCGCGGAATTCGGCACCGCCATGTGCGAAGACGGCTACCCGTCGCGGCAGGAACTCGCCGACCGCTACGCCGCCCGCACGGGTCGTGATCTGTCCGGTTTGGACTGGTACACCGCGCTGGCGCTGTGGAAGCTGGCCGTACTTTACGAGTACGGCCGCCGCCGGGCGGTGCAGGGGACCGGGGACGAGTACTACGCGGACCCGGGTCTGGTGCGCTCCTTCCTGGAAGCCGCGCACCGCACCGCGGGGCTCGAACCTCCGCAGGTTCCCGCCTCGGGCGAGGTACAGGGGACGCGCTGA
- a CDS encoding enoyl-CoA hydratase/isomerase family protein, with the protein MAGELVRYELDEHGVAVVTLDDPDTRNALSDELLDELLDALHAAKADDGVRVVVLASSHERVFSAGGNLKAFADDRPAVTKYAGLYRFPRLFKLIGGLGKPVLCAAGGDVLAGAFGLALACDLVVTKESARFGCPEINVGAFPFMISALIYRNVDRMKANELMILGDKITAAEARELGIVNKVVPDEEFDGAVRDWARRIAVKSPLLMKLGKDAINSTRDLSLDAALDHLQGQLALAFTTEDLTEGVRAFREKREPVWSRR; encoded by the coding sequence ATGGCGGGTGAACTGGTCCGGTACGAGCTCGATGAGCACGGCGTGGCCGTAGTGACCCTCGACGATCCGGACACGCGCAACGCGCTCAGCGATGAACTCCTCGACGAGCTCTTGGACGCATTGCACGCGGCGAAGGCCGACGACGGCGTCCGCGTCGTCGTGCTGGCCTCCTCACACGAGCGTGTCTTCTCCGCCGGCGGCAACCTCAAGGCGTTCGCCGATGACCGTCCCGCGGTGACCAAGTACGCCGGGCTTTACCGGTTCCCGCGCCTGTTCAAGCTCATCGGCGGACTCGGCAAGCCGGTGCTCTGCGCGGCCGGCGGCGACGTGCTGGCCGGGGCCTTCGGGCTGGCGTTGGCATGCGATCTGGTGGTGACCAAGGAGTCGGCGCGGTTCGGCTGCCCGGAGATCAACGTGGGCGCCTTCCCATTCATGATCTCCGCGCTGATCTACCGCAACGTCGACCGCATGAAGGCCAACGAGCTGATGATACTCGGCGACAAGATCACCGCGGCGGAGGCCCGTGAACTGGGGATCGTCAACAAGGTCGTTCCGGACGAGGAGTTCGACGGAGCGGTCCGCGACTGGGCGCGTCGGATCGCGGTGAAATCACCGCTGCTGATGAAGCTCGGCAAGGACGCCATCAACAGCACTCGGGACCTATCCCTCGACGCGGCCCTGGACCACCTGCAGGGGCAGCTCGCGCTCGCGTTCACCACCGAAGATCTGACCGAGGGCGTACGCGCCTTCCGCGAGAAGCGCGAGCCGGTGTGGTCCCGGCGGTGA
- a CDS encoding LLM class flavin-dependent oxidoreductase, whose product MATRGITVLAGGVRDTQAVAVRAEAAGFDAAWSGEFLNRSAVVSVAAMAAGTERIGVGSSIAYAVGRSPLVLANDAKFLDEMSGGRFTLGLGTGTRKMMQAWHGVTDPDGPATRMEELVPLLRRLWRLHEGPVRHDGRFYNVDITPTADIAAPLRPNLPIYTAGVNSRMVEVAGRVSDGLICHPTLTDRYLDDVVRPAIARGADRNGRSPQDVALKGVIICSISDDPQQARREAAAQIAFYVAPKSYGPVMEAAGFGAEAAAIQDAFRNHDNEAMIAAVSDRMLAEMAVCGTADEVREALPALEKRYDHAALYSPSFTLSSERVAENTAAIIETFGSH is encoded by the coding sequence ATGGCGACGCGAGGGATCACGGTGCTCGCGGGAGGAGTGCGGGACACGCAGGCGGTCGCGGTGCGCGCGGAAGCGGCCGGTTTCGACGCGGCCTGGTCGGGTGAGTTCCTGAACCGCTCGGCGGTCGTCTCGGTCGCGGCGATGGCCGCGGGAACCGAGCGCATCGGCGTCGGCTCGTCGATCGCCTACGCGGTCGGCCGGTCGCCGCTGGTGCTGGCCAACGACGCGAAGTTCCTCGACGAGATGAGCGGTGGCCGGTTCACCCTCGGCCTGGGCACCGGAACCCGCAAGATGATGCAGGCGTGGCACGGAGTCACCGATCCGGACGGCCCCGCCACCCGCATGGAAGAACTCGTCCCGCTGCTGCGGCGCCTGTGGCGGCTGCATGAAGGACCGGTCCGGCACGACGGACGCTTCTACAACGTCGACATCACGCCCACGGCCGACATCGCCGCCCCGCTGCGGCCGAACCTCCCGATCTACACCGCGGGCGTGAACTCCCGCATGGTGGAGGTCGCCGGCCGGGTCTCCGACGGGTTGATCTGCCATCCCACCCTGACCGATCGCTACCTGGACGACGTGGTCCGCCCGGCGATCGCCCGCGGCGCGGACAGGAACGGTCGTTCCCCGCAGGACGTCGCGCTCAAGGGCGTGATCATCTGCTCGATCTCCGACGACCCGCAGCAGGCACGGCGCGAGGCCGCGGCCCAGATCGCGTTCTACGTCGCGCCGAAGTCCTACGGGCCGGTGATGGAGGCGGCCGGCTTCGGCGCAGAGGCCGCCGCGATCCAAGACGCCTTCCGAAACCACGACAACGAAGCGATGATCGCCGCAGTCTCGGACCGGATGCTCGCGGAGATGGCAGTGTGCGGCACGGCCGACGAGGTGCGCGAGGCCCTGCCGGCGCTGGAGAAGCGCTACGACCACGCGGCGCTGTACTCGCCGAGTTTCACGCTCTCATCGGAGCGGGTCGCGGAGAACACCGCCGCCATCATCGAGACTTTCGGGAGCCACTGA
- a CDS encoding enoyl-CoA hydratase-related protein yields MAALDVPELETLSLELVDEDIAVLRMNRPDRMNSQTVQMFAEYGKAAHALRDSGLRALILTGTGERAFCAGFDLDEIEVITTMGVREFLKFQETATGGIQAIRHLPFPVIAAVHGPATGGGLALALAADIRLAAPTAKFSAAFVKVGLSVGELGTSYNLTRIVGPAKAAEIGFTARLVDAAEAGRIGLVNRVVPGGELFDEAVRTARMIASNSAAGVRMSKRAIQRNQEIGSYSAALELENRGQALLTRTEDMPEALAAVKDKRAPRFTGR; encoded by the coding sequence ATGGCTGCTCTCGACGTTCCGGAGCTCGAAACGCTCAGCCTCGAGCTCGTTGATGAGGACATCGCGGTGCTGCGGATGAACCGTCCCGACCGCATGAATTCGCAGACCGTGCAGATGTTCGCCGAGTACGGCAAAGCCGCGCACGCGTTGCGCGACAGCGGTCTGCGCGCCCTCATCCTCACCGGCACCGGTGAGCGCGCGTTCTGCGCGGGATTCGACCTCGACGAGATCGAGGTCATCACCACTATGGGAGTCCGGGAGTTCTTGAAGTTCCAGGAGACCGCCACCGGCGGAATCCAAGCCATCCGGCACCTGCCGTTCCCGGTCATCGCGGCGGTGCATGGGCCTGCGACCGGCGGCGGACTGGCGCTCGCGCTCGCTGCGGATATCCGGCTCGCGGCGCCGACCGCGAAGTTCAGCGCCGCCTTCGTCAAGGTCGGCCTCTCGGTCGGGGAGCTGGGCACTTCCTACAACCTCACCCGCATCGTCGGGCCCGCGAAGGCGGCCGAGATCGGTTTCACCGCACGGCTCGTCGACGCTGCGGAAGCGGGCCGGATCGGCCTGGTCAACCGGGTGGTTCCGGGTGGCGAACTGTTCGACGAAGCGGTGCGGACCGCGCGCATGATCGCGTCCAACTCCGCGGCCGGCGTGCGCATGTCCAAGCGCGCCATCCAGCGCAACCAGGAGATCGGCTCCTACTCGGCGGCGCTGGAACTGGAGAACCGCGGACAGGCGCTGCTGACCCGCACCGAGGACATGCCCGAGGCGCTCGCGGCCGTGAAGGACAAACGCGCGCCGCGGTTCACGGGCAGGTGA
- a CDS encoding enoyl-CoA hydratase-related protein produces the protein MKCLDTDYETLLLTEPSPGVVVVALNRPDRSNAMTDTMFAELEHAALGLDAEDDCRVVIVTGTGANFCVGYDLADADELPGLGAMEMLDQQERAARALLAIRSLRVPVIAAVEGAAAGGGLALALAADIRLGSSTAKFNAAFVRIGLSAGDLGTSWLLTRLVGPAAAGDICFTGRLVRAAEAAEIGLINRLSEDGALDDALELAESIVANSPGGVQLSKRALQANMEVSSYAAALELENRGQALLTRGADMPEALTAFKEKRAPVFTGQ, from the coding sequence ATGAAGTGCTTGGACACCGACTACGAAACCCTCCTACTCACCGAACCATCCCCGGGCGTCGTCGTGGTCGCGCTCAACCGGCCGGATCGGTCCAACGCAATGACCGACACCATGTTCGCCGAGCTTGAGCACGCCGCGCTGGGACTCGACGCCGAGGACGACTGCCGGGTCGTGATCGTGACCGGCACCGGCGCGAACTTCTGCGTCGGCTACGACCTCGCCGACGCGGACGAGCTGCCTGGCCTCGGCGCGATGGAGATGCTCGACCAGCAGGAACGCGCCGCGCGCGCCCTGCTGGCCATCCGGTCGCTGCGGGTACCGGTGATCGCCGCAGTTGAGGGCGCCGCCGCGGGCGGTGGACTTGCGCTCGCCCTCGCGGCGGACATCCGGCTCGGCTCGTCGACTGCGAAGTTCAACGCGGCCTTCGTCCGTATCGGGCTGTCCGCTGGAGATCTCGGTACCTCCTGGTTGCTTACCCGACTGGTCGGTCCGGCCGCGGCCGGCGACATCTGCTTCACCGGTCGACTCGTGCGCGCCGCCGAAGCCGCCGAGATCGGACTGATCAACCGCCTCAGCGAGGACGGCGCGCTGGACGATGCGCTGGAGCTCGCCGAGTCGATCGTGGCCAACTCGCCGGGCGGCGTGCAGCTGTCCAAGCGCGCGCTGCAGGCGAACATGGAGGTCTCCTCGTACGCCGCCGCGCTGGAGCTGGAGAACCGCGGACAGGCGTTGCTGACCCGCGGCGCCGACATGCCCGAGGCGCTGACGGCATTCAAGGAGAAGCGCGCACCCGTGTTCACCGGCCAGTGA